The genomic DNA TTCTAGCTAAGAGTACTCATTGGCACAAGAATAAGTGTAGCATCcctagtttttaatatttatattattgaagTTTCCTTTCAATTACCTTCTTACTAAGTAAGCAAGCATCACCTTCTTACCTATCCTCTTACCAAGATTAAGGTGTCGACAAGCATGCAACCAAGCATGAGGTGTCGACAAGCATCACCTTCTTACCTATCCTCTTACTAAGATTGAGGTGTTGACAAGCATGTAACCAAACATGAGATGTTCAAAGCATGCAACCAAGCATGAGGTGTCCAAGCATGCAACCAAGCATGACATGTCCAAGGCATACAACCAAGCATGAGGTGTCCAAGTATGCAACCAAACACAAGGTGTTGAAAAGCATGTAACCAAGAGGACACTAAGCTGCCTTCATTGCTTGATACCTAGTACGACATGGTGACTCAACAAGCTATTGCACTTGCTAAGTAGCTGCAAGGATAAAGTACATGCCATGTGTCATCCCCAGCAAGCTATTACAACTGCCAAGTAGTTTCAAGGATTAAGcatgtgccacgtgtcatctcCAACAAGTTCCCACACCTGCCAAGTAACtacaaaaattaaacatgtGCCATGTCTCATCTTCATGGAATAAGAGAGTCACTAATCACTTCCCTTTGATCGACACCTAGCGACGAGTCACCCATGTGTCTACTTGCTTTAGATTCCTATAAATAAGGCATTCACGTACCAGGAAATGAAACTAAAGAAGCATGAAAAGCTCCTATGATGGTACTATTCTAAAGGTTGGACCTCTGAGTCCTCGTAACGGATGTAGTGCAACAATTCTAGTCTAAAAAGTGAGTGATCTTATAATGCATGATTTTACACGGTTTTAGAATTATATATCTAAtgtttaaaatgttatatttattcattaattttttaaatatcatgaGATATGTTTTGAAAATGTGTTGATCAAATGCTATCTTTACAAATATGTGTTCCTTGtatcctttatatatatatatatatatatgtatataaaaagcTAAGATGGTTCTATGATCATGAAGGGATGGGTACGACTTAGGGAAGTTTTGTCCTCATGTtgcttttattgaaaatacctattgccaccagcCTCCATTTATAGTGACCTAATTCATAGGGTTATATGAACATTTTAGGGTTTCATTCATAAGTCAAAACCTTCTATTAATTTTAGCATAAAcccaatatcctctcaaggttaggAGTCCATGTaacatagtagcttggtgaatcatgacaactcaatAGCCTTATATGATGATTCATCGTAGGTCTTATCTATTGTGTAACCATACATGctaatgcactcaccataggaaacttaTCTCGGCGGTCAAGATAAATCATTCCTCTAATTAGGAGCTAGTGCACTATAGTTTCTATTGGAATGCCCAAATCCATAAACCAATTGTAGATAACTTATTATcttataaggaacccatgatttgtattttttgtgtAACTCAATATCAATAGATAAAAGGATAGCAAGAGGATAATGAAGCTTATTCATCCTATTgtatctttaaaatttatttacaactAAAAGGCAAgatttttataatcaaaatcaaattttatgcaTCTAAAAAAAGATGAACCTTCAACTAGGTTCCTACAAACattagttatttttacaaagttATGAGTACAATCCTAGGTTCCTTTCATTTAGAGTAACCTAGAAGCAAATAACACTCAAAATACATAAAGAAATCCACAATTAGCATAACCAACAAAAAGTCTTCAAGTTTTGCATAATTATTCAAGTATTCTTCATTTCTTGTACACCACCAACCTAATATGAAagttcaatttttagaaaatgggtGAGATGTAACTCGGTAGAGAAGagtttatttattcttaaaagattCCTAAAACAATTGTTCAGTACTTTCTAACAACACCACCTCCAAATTCATTTAGAGACatgaattttcatcaaaatatacatatatctCCACACCCCAAAATCATTTTCAGATTACCATATACCTTCCAAGAGGCTTTcatgttttttcctttgtttgcaACCATCGATACCTATATTTTAAGGATTCTCATGTAGGGACACACATCTATGCTTCCAATTAAATCCACTCATGATCTTCCCAAGGATGTTTTGGGTTATGGATCGTTCcccttattattgtttttacaAGGCCACCCATCATGGTGTATGAATTTATAGCGTTTTCAATACTCTCTATGTCACTAATTTATAGAgccttaattttcaaaatttatttctcttcgCCTTTTATATAGCGACCAAGAATTAATTTGATGATATATAaactttcttaatatttttttatatttaaatttcctGTAATTTTCATTGTTGTACTTTCTTTAACCCAAAGGTAGTAAAAATCTTAgctaatattcattttttaataacttgattttacaaagtgaaatgagtttCTAAGAAGGTTTTGTGAAACATGCTTTagaatagaaatttttttggtgGTTTAAACATATTTCTTCACAAAATGAGGAgtattttcacattttatttgaaaaaaaaaatggatttaatttcTGCTTGGATCCACTTTCTAtttgttgttttcaaaatatgaaattttatatatgaaaaagtATAGATCATAATTCATACCACTAAAAGTATTGATAGGGCATATGACAAAAATTGCATTTTGTATTAAAAAGCTTAATTTGCCAGTGAATGTACTTTTTTTAGAACTCATAATGACAtgtgatttaatattttattaaatgaatgaatattTATGTTGAATAATTACtatgaaaatattggaaatataataaatatcatatagaaattaaaaaataaaaaataaaatagaaattcatcaaaattgataaaaataattgaaatttttctaaaaaaaatgataaaaataagtaagaaaacatgtattgaagttttttttaaaaaaaaattgtatatatgataaaatttgtgaaaCTAACAAtagcatacattatttgaaaacacatttaatattaaaataatgacttatttgattggatgcatttaaatatatatatatatatatatatatatatatatatatatatttgtttaaaaatgtgcataattttattttgcaagTATATATTTCTTGtatatttaattactatataaagtaaaaaaaatattagaaaattattacaatcatttttatatttacaatgattaatttaatgaaatttgaaaataaaatatttaaaatttatttacctttttttttttttgcatggatataaatttaaatttttaagtttaggAGGCACAAAATAAGGCTGATATATTATTtactgtttatttatttatttattatttaaaccaaaattgTTTTGGTGGTAGAGGCATACCAATTTCACCTtgcatgataaattaaaaaaatcaacaataaatTAGTGAAAAATCGCAAAAAGCTTTGGAAGGAATCATCAAATTCCACAGGCTGAAATTTCTTTGCTGATTTTCTCTTCTCACCACCCAAAACCTGAAATTTGGAcaacattttaatatttggatctaactaataaaacaaatattcacTTGCACTACTTTGGAGCATATCTTCtccaaagaataaatttatttatatttttctcttttttatacGTAAGTTTGTGAAATGTTAAGTTTACAATCTTCCACATTAtctctttaaaaaacaaaaacaaaaacaagaaaaaaacaaaaacaaaaaaaaaaaaaaagaaagaaagaaagaaagaaagaaagacaaagCCTACCTTCACTTGCCATTATTCATCTTTGGTTGTACCACATTCCACATCACATTTACGGGCTTGTGACTCAAACCAATGATCGTTGATGCCAATTATTGAATCGGGTTTTGATAAtctcatttgaaaaataattgatgttccataaagataatttaaactttttatgaCATTCAATATCACGTTCCATAAATTTGTTCTAAGAGCTATCATTTAGGTGACCTAGCCTGGATTAAAGGGTGATATTATTACACCCCAACAATCTCCGTCACATTCTTTTCTTATTGCACCACGTTGTCTTCCCATCTTCCCCATTCCCAGTAGCAGCCATGAACGACAACCATATTGCGGTAGTTACAGTAATCATAGTAGAATCTATGGTATATATACcttgaaatgaagaagatgagagaTTGATGAGACGAGGAACATGAGACAAAATGAGGTGAGATTAGGGGgtatttttatgagaaatgaagggaaaagaAGAGGGGGTACAGCAGACATTTTgtttaaccaaaaataaaaagagaatttgGGAAGTTGCAGGCAATTTTTTCAAGGGACATACAAGGGAGGAAAGAAGAGGGTGAGAGAATGTGAAGCAGGACTGCAGGGTATGCTTCTTGTCGTGGATTGAGACACATGCAGGTAGGGTGAAGGGGGATGAGGAGAGGAGAGGGGAGGCGAGGTGAGGGTGAGCCAAGCATCCCACACGCCACGGGCAGCACAAATCTTGTGCCAAACCATTCCTCCCATGCCATCAGGAGTACAGGAACAACCTTCTCCCCTCTTAACTCccttttttactattattactAACACTCCCTTTGCACGTGCACCTCACACTCTCCCCTCTCCCCTCTCCCCTCTCCCACCAACCATAACTTcccccctctctttctctcacgaGACTAACATGCCTTTCCCCCTtcctatttatatttatatatcctCGCCTCCACAACTCCCCCGTCACCCTCTTTTAACCCTCATCCCATGGCTGATCCGCAAGGCGACGGCACCTTGGAAAGTCGCCGGAAGGGTGTGGGGAAGCGGCCTACCGGGATGGTGGAGGACGTGGTTGAGGCGGTCGCCGTCACATCTCTGTCGCCTGTGGCCCCTTGTGGGGCTTGCAAGTTCTTGAGGAGGAAGTGTGTTAGTGGGTGCATATTTGCTCCCCACTTTGGATCCGACCAGGGCGCAGCCAGGTTTGCGGCCGTGCACAAGGTGTTCGGCGCCAGCAATGTGTCCAAGCTCTTATTACACATTCCCGTGAACCGGCGCCATGATGCTGTTGTTACCATATCTTATGAGGCTCAGGCGAGGCTGTCGGACCCGGTTTATGGCTGTGTCTCCACCATACTTGCTTTACAACAACAGGTTCATTTGAGTCATTTCATGTGGGTGCATATCTGTTTGTTTCTCAGGAACTAAACTTTCACCTGATAAACAAAATTCCCAACAAGTGATAGGAAATGATCCCATTCTGAACTTGTACTAATCATTTCCATTTTTGCAGGTGGCGTCGCTACAAGCGGAGCTGGCAATGGTGCAGGCACAGCTGATAAACAGTAGGTTTGCAGTGGCAAACGCCTTCCAGAACTctcagcagcagcagcagcagcatcaGATTGCAGTGCTGCAGCCGGCATACTCCAACAATTCAACTGCATCCAATAATCTCATCAATGTCGGCAGCTTCACCTCCAATTTTGACATTGCGTCAGAGACTGCTCCATCTTCCCACAGCTTGGAGCCTCTTCAACTTTCCCAGCCATCCCAAGATGAGGACGAAGACGAGGAAGAGAGTCAGAACCCAGTCATGTTCAGTAACGAGATACTTCATCGCCGATGAGTACTTCTACTATCGATTTTTTCCGCTTATCTTCGCTGATCAAGTGCCATATTTCTCATGCGAATGGTTTTTCGTTTTCCCCTTTTCCCATTGCATAAATGCAAATCCATGCATGTCCCAGTTCTTGTCCAGAAATCTATGTGAATTTCTGTTAAAATTTCTCTTAGATTTCCTCAAATCCTCCTCCTGATAACCCAGAAGTCACATGAAAGAGACTATGAACCATTAGCTCTTAGATTCTCTCTTAGAG from Vitis riparia cultivar Riparia Gloire de Montpellier isolate 1030 chromosome 8, EGFV_Vit.rip_1.0, whole genome shotgun sequence includes the following:
- the LOC117921175 gene encoding LOB domain-containing protein 20, coding for MADPQGDGTLESRRKGVGKRPTGMVEDVVEAVAVTSLSPVAPCGACKFLRRKCVSGCIFAPHFGSDQGAARFAAVHKVFGASNVSKLLLHIPVNRRHDAVVTISYEAQARLSDPVYGCVSTILALQQQVASLQAELAMVQAQLINSRFAVANAFQNSQQQQQQHQIAVLQPAYSNNSTASNNLINVGSFTSNFDIASETAPSSHSLEPLQLSQPSQDEDEDEEESQNPVMFSNEILHRR